The following nucleotide sequence is from Aminobacterium mobile DSM 12262.
AAATCAGGCCATGCCCGTTCCAAAGCCCGGGAAAGCACGTGCTCCCCAGAGTGCATGCGAGAAAAAAGCCACTGACGCTCCATATCTACCTCCACGTCTACAGGGACACCCTCTTTCAGCTCGCCATGCCGGACTTTAATAAGCAGTATCATTTCTTTCCCATCTTTTACACAATCAAGGACAGTGGCTTCAAAATTATTTTCGCCATAAAGATGTCCAGTATCTCCAGGCTGTCCCCCACCCGCTATATGAAAAGGATTTGGCTCTATTACAACTTTTGCTTCCTTTTTAGCATAGCTTACAATTTTCTTTAAGAAAACGTGCTGTTTCAAAAAGTTCACCTCCCGACAAATAGCCCTACAAATGTCAGTATTCCTGAAAGTAAAAGTCCTACAAAAAGCGGCTCTACTGAATGGGAAAAAAGAGGGGTCATAAGGGCAGCACCTAACCCAGCAATGGCAGATAGAAAAGCCCAGAAAGGAGACAACGCTCCAGGGTAAAGGAGAGCCACAATGAGAGGCAAAAAAGTACCTACTCCCCGTAAACTCATGCTCAAATAGCTCCAATTTAAAATGAGGTCGCCTCTAAAAACAATTCCCAGACAGGCTGCACTAACGACAATAACAGCAACTGTTGCACGACTTAAAAGGAGTCCCTTCGCTCCCTTCATCCTTTGTGAAATATACGATATATTGTTAAGGAAATCTTGTACTAAATTAGTGGCGACGCCAAAAGAGAGACCTGCTGCAGCTCCGACAACTGTAATAAAAATCCCAGCTAAAAAAACGCCTCCAACAACAGGTGGGAAATGAAGACGAATAAAGATGGGCAACGCGTGAGCTGGGTCTATACTACCTCCAATACTTCGCATATAGAGGCCAATGTAAACCCCCATCAAACCTAAAGGTGGAATTAATACGCCGGCAAGCAATGCCCCTCTACGAGCTACTTGAGGATCAGATGCAGCAAAAATTCCCTGGAGATAAATTTGCGTGCAAAAAACACCGACAATCGTGGAAAAAAAGGCACCAATCCCCTTCGAAATCCCTGCGCCGAAAAAATTGAAAAAGGGAGACGAAGGCATGCTCTTTATCAGGCAAAGAGGCGTAGCACCTTGAATAAAAATCAAAGCTGCTGACGATCCCAAAGTAAGAAAAAGCATTATGATCTTCACCTTGCCAATAAGGCTATAGCTCTTTAATCCCCCGAGATAGAGAAAGCCTAAAACAAAAAATACCACTATCATCGATGAAACAAATGGAGATAAAGGGAGGATACTCTGCAGCAAGGCGACTCCAGAAAGAAACTGGGCAACAATAGCAATATAAGTGCCTAAGGAAGATGCAATCATGGAAACAATGCTTACAGACATTCCGTAGTTTTTCTTCAAAAAACCTGGGATTGTCGTTACATTTGCCTCACGCAGGCGGGAAGCGAAGCCTAGACCAAGGATAATACATCCTACACCGCCTCCAAGTGTAAACCACCAAGCAGAAAGACCATATTTGTAGGCCATTTGAACTGTACCTACAGTAGAAGCTCCTCCCATTAAGGCCCCCATAATCACCCCTACAACTCCTGAAACACCCGCTTTTTTCCCAGCCACTGTATAATCTGAAACATTCCCTACTTTTTTAGAAACTGCAATCCCAAGACCTAAAACAGAAAAGACCAGCAATGCAGCAGAAAAAGTTAAGACGTTCAAATCATCAGATCCTTTCAATAACATACAATAAAAAGAGCCGAGTTGCCTTCTCGACAACCCGGCTCTATATTTACAATGGCGTGCCTGTGGGGATTCGAACCCCAGACCCTTGGCTCCGGAGGCCAATACTCTATCCGCTGAGCTACAGGCACATAATGAACGCCGAGAATATTACCACGTACCAGGTAATCGCGCAACTTCCACGTATCAGATCGTTCTTTATTGTATGCAAATACATATCTATTTTTTAAAGGTGATAATGGTTACCCCATACCCGCCTTCGCCAGGTCCCCCCAGTCGATAATTTTCTACATAACTAAGATGGGCACAAAGGGTATGTACTTCCCGACGTAAAATTCCTTCTCCTCGGCCATGGATAATTTCCACGCTCCCGTACCCCGCTCTCATGGCCTGGTCCAAATACTTTTCCACGAGGGGCATTGCTTCATCTACAGTCATGCCACGAACCATAAGGGAGTTTGGTACTCCTTCCGGCCTTACTATCTTCGGGGAAGGAGGCAACATGGCTTCCCTCGCTGGTTTAGAGGCACGAGTTAAAGTGCTTATAGGAACTTCCATGCGAATGGCCCCTGCCAAAACCTCAGCTTTTTTCCCTTTTAGAGTAACAATTGTACCAGTAATATCTGTTCCTGATATTTTTACTGTATCCCCAACTTCGGGATGAAACCCTTCACTTTTCATCTTTAAAAGCGCCCTCTTCTCCTCTCTTTTCTCCAGCTCTTTTCTCTTCTCCCTAATTTTTTCTCGTTTAGGGTGCAATGCTCGTTGCACAGCAGACTTGGCCGATTCATCAAGAGCCCGAAGCATACGTCGCGACTCTTCTTCAGCTGCGACCAATATAGAAGTAGCCTTTTGTTCAGCCTGCGAAAGAATTTGTTCCTTCTGTCGCTCAAAACAAGCTTCTTTTTCCTGAAATTTTTCCCGTCGTACCGCAAGCTCCTGTCGGGCTTTCTCTATCTGTTTCTGTTCGGTGTCCAAATGAGCTTTTCGTTCTTGTAGATCTGTTATAATATCTTCCACCGAAACTTCTTGTTCTTTAAGAGCCAATCGAGCTTTCGCAAGGACATCGACAGGCATACCATACCGTTCAGCAATATATAAGGCGTTACTTCGACCGGGAATACCCATTAACAAGCGGTAGGTGGGAGCGAGAGTCTCAGCATCAAACTCCATACTAGCCGTTTCTACATATTGCGTCGTTAAAGCATATCTTTTAATAGGGTTGTGGTGAGTCGTCGCCAGGGTTACACACTTCTTTTCTCGCATTGTGTCAAGTAATGCTACTCCTAAAGCTGCCCCTTCCTGAGGATCAGTCCCAGCCCCCAACTCATCAAGCAACACAAGAGAATGACTATCAGCTTCCTCGATAATATGGATTATATTTTTTAAATG
It contains:
- a CDS encoding sodium:solute symporter family protein — protein: MNVLTFSAALLVFSVLGLGIAVSKKVGNVSDYTVAGKKAGVSGVVGVIMGALMGGASTVGTVQMAYKYGLSAWWFTLGGGVGCIILGLGFASRLREANVTTIPGFLKKNYGMSVSIVSMIASSLGTYIAIVAQFLSGVALLQSILPLSPFVSSMIVVFFVLGFLYLGGLKSYSLIGKVKIIMLFLTLGSSAALIFIQGATPLCLIKSMPSSPFFNFFGAGISKGIGAFFSTIVGVFCTQIYLQGIFAASDPQVARRGALLAGVLIPPLGLMGVYIGLYMRSIGGSIDPAHALPIFIRLHFPPVVGGVFLAGIFITVVGAAAGLSFGVATNLVQDFLNNISYISQRMKGAKGLLLSRATVAVIVVSAACLGIVFRGDLILNWSYLSMSLRGVGTFLPLIVALLYPGALSPFWAFLSAIAGLGAALMTPLFSHSVEPLFVGLLLSGILTFVGLFVGR
- a CDS encoding endonuclease MutS2, translated to MKVHKDVWRLLEMDKVLSNFASNVRSNLGLQTLAHLAPSENLENLYQRQELLRAYRDYVDRNGDFPWTQNVDSVEDLLLSARKTGLLLGRELLSVRTLLLLAEKIKTALSSIKEEVPPFGVLLRKIRDFSQEMKALSVLDEDGNLFDSASPDLSRIRKSEDSVRQTIRARAQSIFSNPRFNSMLQEKILSYRQNRFTVLVRQEFASRFPGTIVDRSGSGNSVYMEPRSMADLNSRLVLLLRDEEEEKRRILSEITAQVLSRERAILDAEKVLGQIDLLYAVTTVMDKKKWKLPLLAEKPLFAFHSLLHPLLGEHGVPLSIECGRDFRILVVTGPNTGGKTVTLKAVGVGTILAWCGLPIPAEEGSFVGNLNAVYADIGDEQSIEQNLSTFSSHLKNIIHIIEEADSHSLVLLDELGAGTDPQEGAALGVALLDTMREKKCVTLATTHHNPIKRYALTTQYVETASMEFDAETLAPTYRLLMGIPGRSNALYIAERYGMPVDVLAKARLALKEQEVSVEDIITDLQERKAHLDTEQKQIEKARQELAVRREKFQEKEACFERQKEQILSQAEQKATSILVAAEEESRRMLRALDESAKSAVQRALHPKREKIREKRKELEKREEKRALLKMKSEGFHPEVGDTVKISGTDITGTIVTLKGKKAEVLAGAIRMEVPISTLTRASKPAREAMLPPSPKIVRPEGVPNSLMVRGMTVDEAMPLVEKYLDQAMRAGYGSVEIIHGRGEGILRREVHTLCAHLSYVENYRLGGPGEGGYGVTIITFKK